The DNA window CTCGGCTTCGCGGCGGAGCGCGTCGAGGTGACCAGATGGCGGGGATTGGCCGCGGCACTGCTCGTCGCCATCGGCCTGGTCGGTGTCGCCCTCGCCGTCCAGCCCCTGGCCATCTTCGGTCTGGCCCTCGCCGCCGTCGTGATCCTCGCCAGCCTGGCGGTGGCTCCGTTGCGCCGCGAGGTGCCCCGACGGGCACGTCGACCCCTCCGCGAGACCGTTGCCTACCGTTGGAGCAGGTTCATCCAGCGCCGGCCCTGGATCGCCGCCTTGTCCGGTGTCGTCATCATGGTGACCCTTGCGCTTCCCTTCTTCAGCCTCCGCCTCGCCTTCTCGGACGAGGGCAACTTCCCGGAGGACACGACGACTCGCAAGGCATACGACCTGCTCGCCGCAGGGTTTGGTCCCGGGTTCAATGGCTCGCTCATCCTGGCCACCGAGATCCCGAGCGGAGCAGACCCGGCGACGCTAGAAACGGTGAGCAGCGCGCTGGCGAGTGATCCGGGCGTCGCCTTCGTCACCCCGGCCATCCCCAACGACCCCGCCGCGCCGAGCGCCGCGCTGTGGCGGCTCTTCCCGACCACGGCACCACAGGATGAGGCGACCACTGAGCTCGTCTACCGGCTCAGAGACGAGGTGATACCGGGAGCCGCCGAAGGCACGGGGCTCGAGATCGCCGTCTCCGGGGGCGTCGCCGCCACCGTGGACTTCTCGGAGTACCTGACCGCGAGGCTGCCCGCCTTCATCGGCGTCGTCCTCACGCTCTCGTTCGTCCTGCTGATGCTCGTGTTCCGGTCACTGCTCGTACCGCTCAAGGCCGTGATCATGAATCTGCTCTCCATCGGGGCGGCCTACGGCGTCGTGACCGCCATCTTCCAGTGGGGCTGGCTCGGCGGCTTGATCAACATCGAACCGGCGCCCATCGAGCCCTTCGTGCCGATGATGATGTTCGCCATCCTCTTCGGATTGTCGATGGACTACGAGGTGTTCCTGCTGTCCAGGATCAGGGAGGAATACCTCAAGTCGGGTGACAGCCGAGTCTCGGTGGCCGATGGCCTCGCCGCCACTGCCCGGGTCATCTCGGCGGCTGCCGCCATCATGGTCGTGGTGTTCGGCAGCTTCATCGGTGAGAGCGATCGGATCATCAAGCTGTTTGGGATCGGCCTCGCCAGCGCCGTGGCGCTCGATGCCACCGTCGTGCGCATGCTCCTCGTCCCAGCGACGATGGAGCTCCTCGGTGACGCCAACTGGTGGCTGCCCAAGTGGCTCGATCGGCTCACCCCGAGGATCGCCGTGGAGGGCCACGTCCTCGAGGCGGCGCCACCGGAGTACGAGAACGTCTGAGTTCCGATCGGTGGGCCCGTCATCGCGTCACGAGGAGTCCGGGCACCGGCGACGTCCGGATCACGAGCCTCGCAGCGGGACGCCGGCCCCGCCGATGACGAGCATGGGCTGGCTGGGCCATACCGTTGACGCATTCCTGTAGCGTCGCGGCGATACCGCCAGTCGGGTGAGTGTGGAGACACGAGACGCATCGCCGGAGCCGCCTGGGCCGATCGAGCGCGAGCTTCCCGCCGTCGCCCAACGTCGCGAGATGCGGATCGCGGGAATCCGTGTCTCGGGTAGACGGCGCCGCCCCAGCGGCGAGAAGGCTCCGATGCATCGCGAGCTGCGCACCGCGGGGAAGGTGTGGCTCCTCAGCGGCATCGTCACCGTGGTGCTCTGGATATCACTGTTCGCCTTTCCGGCTACGGCCGACTGGTGGACCCGTCACGACAACGCTCTGTCGCAGCGGCTCGTTGCCATTCGCAGCGACCCCTTGACGACCATCGCCAACGCGGTCGCCGTGCTCGGCGAGACCTGGTTCGTTCGGATCCTGCGTGTAGGCACCCTGCTGGCGCTCGTCTTCGTACGTCGCTGGCGGCATTTCTTCGCGGTGATGATCACCGTCCTCGTCGTAGCGGGGGCCGTCGACGCGGTCCGTGAGGCGGTCGGGCGACCCCGGCCATTCGTCCCGATCATCGGTTCGTGGGAAGGACCGTCACACCCGTCGGCTCCCGTCGCGGCCCTCGGCCTGACGCTGACGGCGATCGCATACGCAATCGTGCCGCGTGGCCGCTGGCGCCGCTACGCCCTCGGCACGGCTGCCGCCCTCATCGTGCTCCTCAGCCTGGCGCTGCTCTACCTCGGCGTCAACCATCCGACCGACACGGTCGTCGCCGCGGCGTTCTCCGTGGCCGTGACCGTCGTCGTGTTTCGCTGGTTCGCGCCCGAAGCGGCGTTCCCGGTGACCTGGAAGCGGGGCGTCACGGCGCATCTCGACGTGACCGGTGCGCGCGGTGAGGCGATCTCACGCGCCATGGGAGAGCAGCTCGGCATGGAAGTGCTCAGTATCGAGCCGTTCGGCCTGGAAGGCTCGGGTGGATCGACGCCGCTGCGCCTCGAGGTTCGCGGTGAGCCCAACCAGCACGTTTTCGCCAAGCTCTACAGCCAAACCCATCTCCGTTCCGATCGGTGGTACAAGCTCGCCCGGACGATCCTCTATGGGTCACTCGAGAACGAGGTGCGCTTCACGTCGGTGCGGCGCCTGGTCGAGTACGAGGACTACGTCCAGCGCTTGATGCGAGATGCCGGCGTCGCCAGCGCAAGGCCTTTCGGCATCGTCGAGATCAGCCCGGAGCGGGAGTATCTGATGGTGAGCGAGTTCCTGGAGGGCTCGGTGGAGCTCACCCGGGCCGAGATCGACGACGAGGTCATCGACGACGCTCTCCGGGTGATCCGCTCGATGTGGGACGGCGGTCTCGCCCATCGCGACATCAAGCCGGCCAACGTCATGCTCAACGACGGACGCGTCGTGCTCATCGACGTCGCCTTCGGCACCGTCCGCCCCAGCCCGTGGCGTCAGGCGGTCGACCTCGCCAACATGATGGTCATCCTTGGGCTGCGAGTCGGTGCGCAGCGCGTGTACGACCGTGCGCTGCTGCAGTTCGCTCCTCGGGACATCGCCGAGGCCTTCGCGGCGACGCGCAGCGTCACCCTTCCGACACAGTCCCGCAGCTCCCTGGCGCTCTTCAAGCGAGAGCAAGGCATCGACCTGGTCGAGGAGTTCCGCCGACTGGCACCCGCCACCGAGCCGATCTCGATCCAACGGTGGACGCCGCGTCGCCTCTGGCTGACGCTGGCAACCGCACTGGTGGTCGCCCTCCTCGTAGTCCTGGTGGCCCAGGAGGTCGTGGGGGCGGGCGTCCTGTGAGGCATGGGATCACGATCGTGGCGCTGGCTTCGGCTCTGACCGCGTGCGGCAACCTGGGGCTCGGCGAAGCCGACTGCACGCCTAGTCAGCGCTCCGTGTCCCCGGCGACCATCCTCACCGTGCAGGCAGTTCCTTCGGCAAGGTACACGCCTTGCCTGGACGAGCTCCGCCTCGGCTGGGACGAGGTGCACTGGTTCTTCGAAGACGGCCGGGCCGGCATGGAGATCGTCCACACGTTCGACCCGTTCCTGACCGTGACGGTGACGGAGTCGTGTGACGTCTCTACCGCGGAGAGCGTGACCTCCGGACATGAGGACATCGAGCGCTACGAGGACGTCACGTCGCAACCGCCTCAGATCACGATAACCATCGTCCCCGCCGGCGAGGAACCCATGGTGCGGGCCCGCTCGAGTGCCGACGAGCTCAGGGGAGCCGAGATCGACCACCGCCCAGTCATACTGACGATCGACGACCGCCTCGACGAGCCGATACGCTCACGCGTCGACCGGGCCGTGCAGCAGGCCGATTACGTTTGGATCATCGACGAGCTCGACGCCGCGGAGGGAACCGTCGAGCTGCGCGGGAGCGATCCGGCGGTCACGGCCCGCGGGATCACGCCGGACAAGGCGCTCGAGATCATCGAAGAGAGCGTGCCGAACGTCTTCTACCGGGGCTCCTGGTACTTCACCTTCGAAGGAGGGTGTATCACATACGGGTTCGACGCCGAGGGATCCGTCGCCGAGACGGTCGCCGACGACGCCGAGGATGCGATCGGGTTCTACCCGGCGGCGGAGCTACGCGAGGCGGCACGGCGTGACGGTTACGACGTCGGAGGCTGACACGAGACCCATGCATTCGATGTTCGCGGTCGCTGTCGACGGCGGCGACGCTCCTCAGGCTCGGCCACCCCGCTGTCCAGGGGAGGATGCGCGCCACCGAGACGTCCCGATCAGGCGGCTCGGCGGAGGGGTCATCGTGCTGTGCCGGCGGGGCGTCTCACCTGCGTCGAAGGAGAGAGTGGGAGCATGACGCTTCAACGCGACGCTCCGGTCCTCGAGAGGCTGTCGACGCTCGACCGGTTCCTTGCGCTGTGGATCGGCGCTGCCATGGTCGCCGGGCTCGTCCTGGGACGGCTGATTCCGGACCTCAACGACTGGCTCGACACCGTCAAGATCGGCAGCGTGTCACTTCCCATCGCCGTAGGCCTGCTGGCGATGATGTACCCCGTGCTGGCCAAGGTCCGGTACTCACAGATCGGCGATGTCGCCACCGACCGCACACTCATGGCCACCTCGCTGACTCTCAACTGGGTCGTCGGCCCGGCCCTCATGTTCGCTCTCGCGTGGCTGCTGCTCCCCGACCTGCCCGAATACCGCACCGGGCTGATCGTCATCGGGCTGGCCCGCTGCATCGCCATGGTCCTGATCTGGAACGATCTCGCCTGCGGAGACCGGGAAGCTGCCGCGGTCCTCGTCGCCGTGAACTCTGTCTTCCAGATCGTCGCCTATGCCGTCCTCGGCTACCTCTATCTCGAATTGCTCCCGGGATGGCTCGGCCTCGATACCACCAGTCTGGACGTGTCGATGTGGGAGATCGCAAGGATCGTCCTCGTCTTCCTGGGCATCCCCCTCGTCGCCGGATACGTGACGCGGCGATGGGGTGAACACAGCCGCGGGTTGGAGTGGTACGAGAACCGGTTCCTCCCCAGACTCGCCCCTTGGGCCCTCTACGGGCTCCTGTTCACGATCGTCGTGCTCTTCGCCCTCCAAGGGGAAACCATCACCGCCCGACCCTTCGATGTCGCCCGTATCGCAATACCACTCCTCCTCTACTTCGTCCTGATGTGGGCCTCTTCCTTCGCCTTGGGTTTGCGCCTTCGCATGCCCTACCCCAAGAACGCGTCGATGAGTTTCACCGCGGCCAGCAACAACTTCGAGCTCGCCATCGCCGTTGCCATCGGCGTGTTCGGGGTGACGTCAGGCGAAGCTCTCGCCGGCGTCGTCGGACCCCTCATCGAAGTCCCGGTCCTCGTCGGACTTGTCTACGTCGCCCTCTGGGCGCGGCGACGCTTCTACCCGACCTCCACGCTGGAGCCGGCGTGAGCAGGGGACCGAAGCATGGCGTCGTGACTTGATCAGCCCAGACCCACGGGTCCACAGGGTGAGTCGGCCGGAGAGCACGGCAAGATCCGCGGCAACTCAACCGGCATCAAGGCCGATACCGGCTCGATCCCAAACGGGTTCCGGCTGGGCCCCGCCGAACTCCTCTGTACCGCCCTCGCGTCTGTGCCGCGACGAGCCGTCCGAACTGAGTCGCCGGGCTTCGGCTGATCTATGTCAGCGGCCGCCCGGTCTCGTCCATCCACTCCTCCGGGTGAACGCCGAGAGCCTCGGCAACCCGATTGATGTAGTTGAACCAGGCGCACACCTGCACCGCGTCGTGGACCGCACGGTCGTCCCAACCGGCGCGGCGCAGCTCGTCGACGTCGCCGGCGGTGCAGGCGATGGGGGTGAGGGTGAGCTTCTCGGCGAAGGCGAGGAGCGCTTCGGTCGCTTCGTCGAGGCCGGCGGTACGCCAATCCTCGGTGAACCGGTCCACCATCTGTTGGTCGGCGACCTCCAACCTGAGGTCGTGTAGATGCGCCCGGATTCAGTAGTGACAGCCGTTCGCCTTGGAGGTGACAACGGCGATCATCTCCCGCTGTGCCCGGCTCAGCGGTGACTCACCGAACATGACGGTGGCGTAGAAGCGCATCGAGTCACCCATCGCCGGGCCGTTCTGGCTCATGATCGAGACGATGTTCCAGATGCGTCCCGCTCGGCGCATCGCCTCGTCGTAGGCACGCTTCGTCGCCCCGGTGGCGCTCTCGGGCGGGATCTCCTCGATGTGCGGCACGACCCCCACGGTACCGTGGGCACACCTGCCGTGGCTTCTTCGGCTTCGCTCGGGCGCGGCTGTCGGATCAGGCATCACCTGCCGGCGGACCGGACGTGTCTGTCGCTCTGACTGGTGTCGTATGTGCCGTCTTCAGGCGATGTCGACGACAACCTTGCCCAGGGCGCGACCCTCACCGACCTCCGCCAGCGCTCGAGGCACCTCATCGAGCCGATACGTGCCGTGGATGTGGATCTGGAGGTCGCCTGAGACGCACAGATCGGCGACGGGCTCGAAGTGCGACGGGCCCGGCTTCACGACGAGCAGGCCCAGCCGGCGGCCCGTGAGCCGACCGGCGATGGCCCCGATCGTCACGACCCTCAGCAGGGCCGACACGGACCCGCCGACGCAGCGGTAGCGACCGCCGCGAGCCAACGCCCGTCGGTAAGCGAACACCGAACGGTGGGCGACGAGATCAAGTACGAGGTCGTACGTTTCGCCGCGGGTGAAGTCCTGACTGCGATGGTCGATCACCTCGTCGGCTCCCAGCGACCGCATGAACTCGAGCTTGCCGGCATTGTCGACGGCGGTCACGTGCGCACCGGCACGCTTGGCGAGCTGGATGGCGAAGGACCCCGATCCGCCGCCGGCACCGTTGATCAGCATCCGCTGCGCTTCCCCCACTCCGGCGGTTCCCTGGAGCGCGATAGCACCCGCCTGCGGGATCGTCGACGCCTCGGCAAAGGTCAACGATTCCGGCTTGTGGGCGAGCGCCGACTGGCGCGCAACCGCGTACTCGGCGAAGCCGCCCATCTGGATCTCGCCGTACACCTCGTCGCCGGGACGGAATCGGGTGACGGCGGACCCGACGGCCTCGACCCGCCCGGCGATGTCGGAGCCGAGCGTCCGGCGCGCCGGTGCGCGCAGCCCGCCGATCCGTGCGTACAGCGGGGTCCCGCGCAAGCACTCCCAATCAGAGAGGTTGAGCGACGTCGCCGCCACCGCGACGAGCACCTGGTTGGCGTCAGGAGACGGCGCCGGGACCTCCGCTACCCGCAGCACGTCGGGCGGGCCGTAACGGTCGTAGACGACTGCCCTCACACCGACCTGCCATCGGATCTCGGGTCGACGAAGCGGGACACGCGGCACAGCGTACGCGAAGAGCATGGGGGGCCGGCATCACGCGGGCAGCCGTTGAGTGATCCTCCGGGTCGTCCGAGCTCGCCGGCGCGGGAGCAGCTCGTGTCAGTCATCCCAGCGGGTGAGGATCGGCCCCGCGATACCGGGTACGGGCAGGGACGTCGCCTCCGACTCGACCGCCTCGCGTGCGCCGCGGGAGATGCGTCGCCAGGTCTGGATCGTCACCGTGTGCTGGGAACGCCGCCACGTCCCGACGATCTCGCCGTCGACGAGGATGGCGCCCGGCCACACGCGAGAGGTCCACAGGGCGGCGCGATGATCGGCTTGGGCGACCAGGAGCTGGCGGTCGTCACCCTGGAGGAGGTAATAGGCGTCCCCGCTCGGGAGGAGCCGGGCGGGTGCTACCGGCCCGGGGGCGGCGCGGAAAGCCGGCTCGTCGCGGGTGAGGATCCACGCCTCCCCGATGGGGGTCCTCGCCGGGGTCAGCGATCTGCGAAGGGCGTCGAACGCCGCGATGCCCGACCGTGAGGCGATCCCGGCCCAGGCGGCGAAGGCTTCGGGGGTGGCGGGACCGAATGTGTGGAGGTACCGGCGGGCGAGCTCGAGGCGGGCGTCCCGTGGTGCGACGTCAGGTGGCGGCACGGTCCAGATGATCGGTTGTCGAGCGCCGTCCCACCGAATCACGACCGTGCCGGTGGTTGCCGCGTACCTGAGCCGGTTGTGTTGCTCGCCGAGGGCGCGCCCTGCCTGACCGTACGCCATCCGGGTCCCGTCCAGAAGGGCGCCCAGGCGACCGGCGAGATCCTCGGCGATCCGCCGGGCGCCTGCATCGTCGGGCAGCCTCCCCAGCGTGAAGATTGCGAGATCGCGTTCGGCGACGACGTAGGCGCTGTACCGCGGACCCCAGATCTGGACGAGGGAGGGATCCTCCCAGGTCGTGGGCTGGGTCCCCTCGAGGCGGGCGTGGATCGAGAGGAGCGCGGCTCGAGGCATGCTGTCCTGCAGGCCCACCCAGGCGGCTCGGCGTAGCGAGCGCCGTCCGGGTGGGAGCCGCTCGTCGAGTGCTCCCACCCGCCGCCGGAAGGCGAGTATCTGCGCCCGCGTGAGGTCGAGCCGAGGCGTCGTCACGTCACGCCTCGACCCGAAGTGCCGGTTCGAGCATCGAACGCACCGACTGTGCACCGGCTGTCACGACGTCGTACCGCAGCATCCCCGCACGGTACCGCGTGTTGCCGCGACGGCTCGCTCCCGGAGGACGTGCCGACTCGAGGAGCGTCACTCGTTGCACGGACCAGACCGGCCTTGCGGCCGACGGGTTCGATGGTGACAAGGCCGTCGCCGATCATTCAGACGATGGCGGCGATCCGCTCGACCATCTCGACGAGGAGGCCGTCGTCCATTGCGAAGTTGACACGGACATGTCCCTCTCCTCCGGGGCCGAACAAGGCACCTTCGGAGACCGCCACTCTCGCCCGCTCCAGCAGGACCGCCCCGGGCGGATCCCATCCGTAGGCGCTGAGATCCACCCAGGCGAGGTATGTGGCCTCGGGCCTCGTGTAGCGCCCTCCGGGGAGCAGTTCGGCCAACAAGCTGCCGAGAGTCGCCCGCTTCGCCTCGAGCCTCGCCAGCACGTCCTCCAACCAGCTCGTGCCGTCCCGGTACGCGGCAGCGCTCGCCAGCAGGCCGAAGGTTCCGACCCCCCACATGTGAGGAACGAAGTGTCGAGACCACACATCGACATCGTGGTCGTTGGTCAGCACCACCTGGGCCGCCTTGAGACCGGGGAGGTTCCAAGCCTTCGTTGCCGCGGTGACGGTCACCACCGTGGCCGGGGACAGGCCGGCGGCTACCACATGACTGTGTCCGGGGAAGGTGAGCGGCGCATGGATCTCGTCGGCGACCACCCGCCCTCCGTGGCGCTCCGCAACGGCGACCACATCTGACACCTCGGAAGCCGTCAGACTCCGGCCGACCGGGTTCCATGGATTGCAGAGGACGATCGACCCGGCCCCGGCGGCGAAGGCACGATCGATCCCGTCGAGGTCGAGGCACCAGCGACCGTCCTCACCTGGGTACGACCTCACGAGGATGTGCTCCCGGCCTGCCGCCGCCACCATCGTGAAGAACGGGTGGTAGATCGGTGGGTGGAGGATCACCGGCGAGCCGGGGGCAGTGAGATGCATCACGGCCCTCCGAAGACCCTCGACGACGTCGGGCACGTGAAAGACCCGACCGGGATCCACCCGCCAGCCGAAGCGTCCGGCCCAGAATACTGATGCCGTCTCGGCCACGGCGTTCCAGGCAGCCGGGTAGGGATACCCCGTGTCCGCTCTGTCGACCGCAGCGTGGAGCGCCTCAGTGATGGCGGGTGCAAGACCGAAGTCCATCTCCGCCACCCAGGCACCGATGACGTCACTCTCGAAGGAGTTCCACTTGAGTCCGGGGCGGGGTGTCACGCGCCGCTTGACTATTGCAGAAGCCGACAGCCATCGCCGACGGATCTCCCGACCAGCCGTGCTCGCCGGTGGTCAGTCAGCGGCCGGCCACCAGCCAGCCGGGCTCGGGATCGCCGAACTTGTCGAGCAGGTAGTCACGCGACGCCTCAACGGCCCTGCGCGGCGCATCGAGCGACGCCTCGAGCTTGAAGTCTTCCTTGAGCACCTCGCCATCGACGAGCACGGTCTTCACGTTCGAGATGTCGGCCGCGCAGACGACCGCACCCACGGCGTCGATGATCGGCGCGATGTTCACGGCCGACCCGTCGATGATCACGACGTCCGCCTTCTTCCCGGGGGTCAGCGACCCGGTGCGATCGGCGATCCCCGCCACCTCGGCTCCACCGATCGTGGCCCACGAGAGTGCGTCACGCGAGGTGATCAGACCGGGCGATGCCTGCAGGCCATCCAGGCCGTCGTCCCAAGCCGCCTGATGCTTGCGCCCGCGCTCGGTGCCGAAGACAGCGTGCATCTGGGTGAACTGATCCGCCGGTGCGGTCGTCGCAACGTCCGACGAGAGCCCGATCGGAATGTCGTACTCGACCGCGGTGACCGCCGGCGCCCACCCGTGTCCCATCTGGATCTCGATCTGCGGTGCGAAGCTGACGTTCCCCCCGGAGTCGCGAACCAACTGCCACTCCTCGTCGGTGAAGTGCGAGGCGTGGACGTAGGTCGTGCCGGGATAGAGGAGATCCATGTCGCGCAACGCGGTGATCTGCCCCTTCGTGTAGCCGAACCGGTCCATGGCGACGTGCACCGTGATGTCGATGCCGAGCTCCTTGGCCAGCTCCCAGTCATGACGCACGACGTCCGGCTTGCAGAAGCCCGGTCCTCGTGTGGCGAGTCCCATGGTGATCCGGCCGTCGTCCGAGCTGAAGTACTGCGACCGGAGGCGGCGGGCCTCGTCACCGTCGGAGGTCAGCACACTGCCGGTGTAGTCGGGTCCGAACCACCAGTCCACGAGCGAGGTGTTCGGAAAGCCATAGGCGAAGACCGATCTGATGCCCGTCCCCTCGAGGGCGTTGACCGAGGCGTCGGCGTGCTCGGGGGTGTTCATGATGTGCGCCCAGTCGACGAGCGTCGTGATGCCGGCGTTGATGCACTCGAGGGCGCCCCACTGTGTGGCCGAGTGGACGTCCTCCGGCCGATAGTGAGGGGCGAACTTGTCGAGGATCGCGCTGAAGTAGGTGATGAGCGCGAAGTCGGGGGCACACGTCCGGATGCACGTCTCCCACGTGTGCCGATGTGTGTCGATGAAGCCCGGTATGACGATGTCGCCGGATGCATCGATGACCCGAGCGCCATCGGTCGAAAGGTCCTTGCCGATCGCGGCGATCTTGTCGTCCTCGATCAGCACGTCGGCGTTCGGCATCTCGCCGAGGTCGGGGTCCTGGGTCAGCACGATCCCGCCGCGGATGAGGGTTCGGTCAGTCACAGGCTCGGTCCTTTCTCCTTGCGCTCGGTCCCACCGGGTGACGAAGCCGTGCCAACGCACTGAGTCGGCGGCCGATACCTCAGCTCCCGGCACGTCATTCGCACTCGCTCAGGATCGTACCCGACACGACGCTCGCTTCACCGATCGCACTGAGTCCCGGGCCCACGACAGCGGCCCGGGCGATGATGGGCAGCTCAGGGCTCCTCGATCGAGTGAGAGGAGCGGGCGGGGCCAAGCAAGTCCCACCGGTTCCCGGCGATGTCGCGGAACACGACGACTCTCCCGTACTCCTCGTCGCGTGGCTCGCTGACGAACTCGACCCCGCGGGCGAGCATGCGCTGGTAGGCGGAGTCGAAGTCTTGGACCCTGAAGAAGAACCCTACGCGCCCTGCGGTCTGGCTACCGATCACCGCCTCTTGGTCGACTCCGTCGGCCCTGGCAAGCAGGATGCCGGTCTCGGCGCGAGGCGGGCGCACGACGACCCACCGCTTGGGCGAGCCGCTGGTTGTGTGGCTTGCCGAGTCATCCAACAGCTCGAAGCCCAGCACGTCCACGAAGAACTCGATCGCCCGGTCATAGTCGGCGACGACGATGGTGACCAGCTCCAAACGGTCCACGACTCCAAACTAGATGCCGGATCAGGTTCATGACCGACCGTCGGAACCGGCTACTCCGAGGTGTGCCCTACGGAGGCGCTCCTCTCGCAGCGATCCTCCAGCCGCTGCGGGACTCAGTGTCAGACAAGCTCGGCCAGCCACGATGCGAGGTGAGGATCGCCTTCGAGAAGACGGATCAGATTGCGGCGAACCGTGGTGGCGAGATCGTCGGGGTGGACGGCGCGGAGCCGGGCCAGCTCCCCGACAACATCTCCCAGGTGCGCCGGGTAGCCGGTATCGCCGGTCAGCCATCGGTATCCGCCAGGGTTGTCGGTCTCGGTGAGGAGCTGGTCGGCCGGTATCGCCTGCGCCACATCACGGAGGTGCGCCGAGTGCAGAACCTCTACGCCCACCGTGAAGAGGTAGCCGGCGGCGACCATCCGTTTGAGAACGTCGAGAGGGCCCGAGTACCAGTGGACGATCGCTCGCTCGACCCCGTGGGCCACCAGCATGTCGAAGGTGTCCTGCTCGGCTCCTGCGCAGTGGAGATTGACCAGCTTCCCCTGTGCCTTGGCCAGCGCCAGCTGGATGGCGAACACTTCGCGTTGAGAACCGTACTGGGCGGCGTCGGTGACGAAACGATGATCGAGCCCGATCTCGCCGACCAGCGGCGACCCGTCGACCAACTCCTCGATCTCGGCGAGCGAATCGACGAATACCGGCGCCTGCTCTGGATGGATGCCGAACGACGGCACCACGAGTCGAGACCGGGCGGCAATGGTCTGGGCCCGGGCGTACGACTCAGGGTCCACCGACACGCTCATGGTGAAGATGCGCCGCTGCTCTATGACGGCCAACACCTGATCGATCTCAGCGTCGTCGTACTTGTCGAGGTGGGCGTGGGCGTCGACCAGCATCACAAGCGTCCGATCTCGTGGCGTCTGAAGTTACCGCCGGCACGGACACAGCCGCCACCCGCATCGTCTCCCGGACTGGAGAGCGTGGCGGACTCGGTCGGGATGGCCGACCTGAGCATGTGACTCCACCCAAGACAGGCCCGGACCGACGGGCGGAATGCGCACGAGAATGACTCCGTCGGAGTGTCCTCCAGGCGGCGTCAGTCGGACTGCGTATCCGAAGAAGGCCCCCCGGTCCTCCAGGGGGCCTCAGTCTCTTCAGTTGTCTGGCTAGACCTGTGTCGGTTCCAGCCTCACGGGTCCTTCTCAGGATCCGTGGGTGCGGACTAGATCGACTCGACTTCCTCGTTGATCTCGATCCTCGGGGAACCGACGACGCCGGCTTCGGACATCTTGGCCTTGAGGTCCGGGTTATTGATGAATCCCTTCGCCAACTCGAGAGTGTCGAAGCCGGCG is part of the Acidimicrobiia bacterium genome and encodes:
- a CDS encoding MMPL family transporter; the protein is MFAALGRWCFRNRGKVALMWVGALVLGVTLTNVVGTAYSTEFALPDVESKRGFDIIDEHFTESGAGSEGGTIVFRAEQGVTDPGVQAAMTEFFDAAGQIEGITLVSPYTPEGAQQVASQGPEAGLIAYAQIGVPRDITLEEATVISSELKELIPTVDGLQVEIGGQIFAEFEVPSSELLGLAFAIIVLILAFGSVLAMGLPVGIALAGIGLGSLLAGLFSNVFSIPDFATTVAVMLGLGVGIDYALFIVTRYRENLHNGASIEEATVLAIDTAGRAVAFAGTTVVISLLGMVLMNLAFITGLAVASVAVVAVTAVASLTLLPALLGFAAERVEVTRWRGLAAALLVAIGLVGVALAVQPLAIFGLALAAVVILASLAVAPLRREVPRRARRPLRETVAYRWSRFIQRRPWIAALSGVVIMVTLALPFFSLRLAFSDEGNFPEDTTTRKAYDLLAAGFGPGFNGSLILATEIPSGADPATLETVSSALASDPGVAFVTPAIPNDPAAPSAALWRLFPTTAPQDEATTELVYRLRDEVIPGAAEGTGLEIAVSGGVAATVDFSEYLTARLPAFIGVVLTLSFVLLMLVFRSLLVPLKAVIMNLLSIGAAYGVVTAIFQWGWLGGLINIEPAPIEPFVPMMMFAILFGLSMDYEVFLLSRIREEYLKSGDSRVSVADGLAATARVISAAAAIMVVVFGSFIGESDRIIKLFGIGLASAVALDATVVRMLLVPATMELLGDANWWLPKWLDRLTPRIAVEGHVLEAAPPEYENV
- a CDS encoding phosphatase PAP2 family protein, which encodes MHRELRTAGKVWLLSGIVTVVLWISLFAFPATADWWTRHDNALSQRLVAIRSDPLTTIANAVAVLGETWFVRILRVGTLLALVFVRRWRHFFAVMITVLVVAGAVDAVREAVGRPRPFVPIIGSWEGPSHPSAPVAALGLTLTAIAYAIVPRGRWRRYALGTAAALIVLLSLALLYLGVNHPTDTVVAAAFSVAVTVVVFRWFAPEAAFPVTWKRGVTAHLDVTGARGEAISRAMGEQLGMEVLSIEPFGLEGSGGSTPLRLEVRGEPNQHVFAKLYSQTHLRSDRWYKLARTILYGSLENEVRFTSVRRLVEYEDYVQRLMRDAGVASARPFGIVEISPEREYLMVSEFLEGSVELTRAEIDDEVIDDALRVIRSMWDGGLAHRDIKPANVMLNDGRVVLIDVAFGTVRPSPWRQAVDLANMMVILGLRVGAQRVYDRALLQFAPRDIAEAFAATRSVTLPTQSRSSLALFKREQGIDLVEEFRRLAPATEPISIQRWTPRRLWLTLATALVVALLVVLVAQEVVGAGVL
- the arsB gene encoding ACR3 family arsenite efflux transporter — encoded protein: MTLQRDAPVLERLSTLDRFLALWIGAAMVAGLVLGRLIPDLNDWLDTVKIGSVSLPIAVGLLAMMYPVLAKVRYSQIGDVATDRTLMATSLTLNWVVGPALMFALAWLLLPDLPEYRTGLIVIGLARCIAMVLIWNDLACGDREAAAVLVAVNSVFQIVAYAVLGYLYLELLPGWLGLDTTSLDVSMWEIARIVLVFLGIPLVAGYVTRRWGEHSRGLEWYENRFLPRLAPWALYGLLFTIVVLFALQGETITARPFDVARIAIPLLLYFVLMWASSFALGLRLRMPYPKNASMSFTAASNNFELAIAVAIGVFGVTSGEALAGVVGPLIEVPVLVGLVYVALWARRRFYPTSTLEPA
- a CDS encoding carboxymuconolactone decarboxylase family protein, translated to MPHIEEIPPESATGATKRAYDEAMRRAGRIWNIVSIMSQNGPAMGDSMRFYATVMFGESPLSRAQREMIAVVTSKANGCHY
- a CDS encoding NAD(P)-dependent alcohol dehydrogenase; protein product: MRAVVYDRYGPPDVLRVAEVPAPSPDANQVLVAVAATSLNLSDWECLRGTPLYARIGGLRAPARRTLGSDIAGRVEAVGSAVTRFRPGDEVYGEIQMGGFAEYAVARQSALAHKPESLTFAEASTIPQAGAIALQGTAGVGEAQRMLINGAGGGSGSFAIQLAKRAGAHVTAVDNAGKLEFMRSLGADEVIDHRSQDFTRGETYDLVLDLVAHRSVFAYRRALARGGRYRCVGGSVSALLRVVTIGAIAGRLTGRRLGLLVVKPGPSHFEPVADLCVSGDLQIHIHGTYRLDEVPRALAEVGEGRALGKVVVDIA
- a CDS encoding crosslink repair DNA glycosylase YcaQ family protein, whose translation is MTTPRLDLTRAQILAFRRRVGALDERLPPGRRSLRRAAWVGLQDSMPRAALLSIHARLEGTQPTTWEDPSLVQIWGPRYSAYVVAERDLAIFTLGRLPDDAGARRIAEDLAGRLGALLDGTRMAYGQAGRALGEQHNRLRYAATTGTVVIRWDGARQPIIWTVPPPDVAPRDARLELARRYLHTFGPATPEAFAAWAGIASRSGIAAFDALRRSLTPARTPIGEAWILTRDEPAFRAAPGPVAPARLLPSGDAYYLLQGDDRQLLVAQADHRAALWTSRVWPGAILVDGEIVGTWRRSQHTVTIQTWRRISRGAREAVESEATSLPVPGIAGPILTRWDD